The Staphylococcus carnosus genome has a segment encoding these proteins:
- the phnX gene encoding phosphonoacetaldehyde hydrolase yields MLNKIEGVIFDWAGTMIDFGCFAPVHVFIDIFKDAGIDVTIQEARELMGMLKRDHIQAMLEMPRIQSLWEEKYGKKATETDIDQLYEKFEDQLMETLENFTTPIQGAVDTANWLKAKGIKVGSTTGYTKEMMEVVKPNTALQGYQPDNVVTADMVGGFGRPYPYMIFKNMEDLELQSVKHVLKVGDTVSDIQEGVNAGVITVGVIKGSSIAGYNEEDWRKLSEDKRVEIGMKVKEKFEANGADYIIYSIEELPGLIEEINN; encoded by the coding sequence ATGTTAAATAAAATAGAAGGTGTCATTTTTGATTGGGCAGGTACGATGATTGATTTTGGTTGCTTTGCGCCTGTTCATGTTTTCATTGATATTTTTAAAGATGCAGGCATAGATGTAACGATTCAAGAGGCGAGAGAGCTTATGGGGATGTTGAAACGAGATCATATTCAAGCCATGTTAGAGATGCCGAGAATTCAATCACTTTGGGAAGAAAAGTACGGTAAGAAAGCAACTGAAACGGATATTGATCAACTTTATGAGAAGTTTGAAGACCAGTTGATGGAAACATTAGAAAATTTCACTACTCCTATTCAAGGCGCCGTGGACACAGCAAATTGGCTGAAAGCGAAAGGTATTAAAGTAGGTTCTACGACGGGTTATACAAAAGAAATGATGGAAGTCGTAAAACCTAATACAGCGTTGCAAGGTTACCAACCAGATAATGTCGTAACTGCTGATATGGTTGGAGGATTCGGCAGACCTTATCCGTATATGATATTTAAGAATATGGAAGATTTAGAACTTCAAAGTGTTAAACATGTTTTAAAAGTCGGTGACACGGTGTCTGATATTCAAGAAGGTGTTAACGCAGGTGTTATTACGGTAGGCGTAATAAAAGGCAGTTCAATTGCTGGATATAATGAAGAGGATTGGCGAAAACTTTCTGAAGATAAGAGGGTAGAAATCGGTATGAAAGTGAAAGAAAAATTTGAAGCTAATGGTGCAGATTATATTATTTACAGTATTGAAGAATTGCCAGGATTAATTGAAGAAATAAATAACTAA